One segment of Mycolicibacterium neworleansense DNA contains the following:
- a CDS encoding UBA domain-containing protein: MYAANLDFSTGSIDEIVTRTAGSLLTWRIDHPARYAFLGTGPTDYGNPELDAVRSLSRRFETLITCSTARLGVGPVR; this comes from the coding sequence ATGTACGCGGCGAACCTGGACTTCTCGACGGGATCGATCGACGAGATCGTCACCAGAACCGCCGGCTCCCTGCTGACCTGGCGGATCGATCACCCCGCGAGGTACGCCTTCCTCGGCACCGGCCCGACCGATTATGGCAACCCGGAGTTGGACGCGGTGCGCAGCCTCAGTCGCCGCTTCGAGACGCTCATTACATGCTCGACGGCGCGGCTCGGCGTAGGGCCTGTGCGTTGA